A genomic window from Lentibacter algarum includes:
- a CDS encoding C4-dicarboxylate TRAP transporter substrate-binding protein translates to MNTVAKLAATAVALSFATEAAATEWNVSVWGKRRAFTEHVEKLAELVSAKTGGEFTMNVSYGGLSKNRENLDGISIGAFEMAQFCAGYHRDKNRVVTVLELPFLGVENLEQELAVSNAVYAHPAATEEMAQWNAKLLMTSPMPQYNLVGTGEPRDELAEFEGMRVRATGGIGQAFEAVGAVPTSVTSSEAYQAMESGVVDTVAFAQHAHLSFGTINEADWWTSNLNPGTVNCPVVVNIDAYESLSDEHRAALDSSVPEALEFYLSNYGELLKRWDAVLEEKGVEKVVIAPEVIAEFRTKAADPIRDAWIADMEAQGIPGQELYDLVMKTLDEAKSGS, encoded by the coding sequence ATGAACACAGTTGCAAAACTGGCTGCGACAGCCGTTGCTTTGAGCTTTGCCACAGAAGCGGCAGCCACCGAGTGGAACGTATCCGTCTGGGGCAAGCGCCGTGCCTTTACCGAGCACGTCGAAAAACTGGCTGAGCTTGTCAGCGCAAAAACGGGTGGCGAGTTCACTATGAACGTCAGCTATGGCGGCCTCTCGAAGAACCGTGAAAACCTTGATGGTATTTCAATTGGTGCGTTCGAAATGGCGCAATTCTGCGCCGGCTATCACCGCGACAAAAACCGTGTTGTGACCGTGCTTGAGCTGCCATTCCTTGGGGTTGAAAATCTTGAGCAAGAGCTTGCTGTTTCTAACGCGGTTTATGCACACCCTGCCGCGACAGAAGAGATGGCGCAGTGGAATGCCAAGCTTCTTATGACATCACCTATGCCGCAGTATAACCTTGTCGGCACAGGTGAGCCTCGCGACGAGCTGGCGGAATTTGAAGGCATGCGTGTTCGTGCAACAGGTGGCATTGGCCAAGCTTTTGAAGCTGTTGGCGCGGTTCCAACATCAGTAACGTCATCAGAAGCCTATCAGGCGATGGAATCTGGCGTTGTTGACACGGTGGCCTTTGCTCAGCACGCGCACCTGAGCTTTGGTACGATCAACGAAGCGGATTGGTGGACGTCAAACCTCAACCCCGGCACTGTAAACTGCCCTGTTGTTGTAAACATCGACGCTTATGAGAGCCTGTCGGATGAGCACCGTGCTGCGCTGGATAGCTCGGTTCCTGAGGCGCTTGAGTTCTATCTCAGCAACTATGGTGAGCTTCTGAAGCGTTGGGACGCAGTTCTTGAAGAAAAAGGCGTGGAAAAAGTCGTGATCGCTCCTGAAGTGATTGCGGAGTTCCGTACCAAAGCTGCTGATCCGATCCGCGATGCTTGGATTGCAGACATGGAAGCCCAAGGCATTCCTGGCCAAGAGCTTTATGACCTTGTCATGAAAACTCTGGACGAAGCGAAGAGCGGAAGTTGA
- a CDS encoding division plane positioning ATPase MipZ produces MAHIIVVGNEKGGAGKSTVSMHIATALARLGHKTSVLDLDLRQKTIGRYLENRVDFCAKAGLDLPTPEYHELPEIDKETLKPGENIYDHRLSAAVATLEPDNDFILIDCPGSHTRLSQVAHSLADTLVTPLNDSFIDFDLLAHIDAEGEKIKGPSVYSEMVWSARQLRAQAGLKPIDWIVMRNRLGAQRMVNKEKMERAVDNLSARIGFRVAPGFNERVIFRELFPRGLTLLDLKDVGVQKLNISNIAARQELREMMKSLKLPNVSVDF; encoded by the coding sequence ATGGCTCACATCATCGTCGTCGGCAATGAAAAAGGCGGCGCAGGCAAATCAACGGTCTCCATGCACATCGCCACCGCGCTCGCTCGCTTGGGCCACAAAACCTCTGTGCTCGATTTGGATTTGCGCCAAAAGACGATTGGCCGCTACCTTGAGAACCGCGTGGATTTCTGTGCCAAAGCAGGCCTTGATCTACCAACGCCTGAGTACCATGAGCTTCCTGAAATAGACAAAGAGACGCTCAAGCCAGGCGAAAACATCTATGATCACCGTCTATCGGCCGCCGTCGCCACGCTTGAGCCTGACAACGACTTTATCCTGATTGACTGTCCCGGCTCGCACACACGCCTCAGCCAAGTGGCCCACTCGCTCGCTGATACGCTCGTCACTCCACTAAACGACAGCTTCATCGACTTTGACCTGCTCGCCCACATCGACGCCGAAGGCGAAAAGATCAAAGGCCCCTCGGTCTACTCTGAGATGGTCTGGTCCGCGCGTCAACTGCGGGCTCAAGCTGGGCTAAAGCCCATTGACTGGATCGTGATGCGCAACCGCCTCGGCGCGCAGCGCATGGTCAACAAAGAGAAAATGGAACGCGCCGTTGACAATCTCTCCGCACGCATCGGTTTTCGCGTCGCGCCGGGTTTTAATGAGCGCGTTATTTTCCGCGAGCTCTTTCCGCGCGGCCTGACCCTACTCGACCTAAAGGATGTCGGCGTTCAAAAGCTGAACATTTCCAACATCGCCGCCCGCCAAGAGCTCCGCGAGATGATGAAATCACTTAAGCTTCCCAACGTCAGCGTCGACTTCTAA
- the hutH gene encoding histidine ammonia-lyase: MTTIVLTPMSVGFSQLEQVYRDGISPQLDPYCKPAVELAASRIAEAAAGGAAVYGVNTGFGKLASVKVAPEDTAQLQRNLILSHCCGVGEAMPEAHVRLMMTLKLLSFGRGASGVRWALVGLLEGMLRKGVTPEVPAQGSVGASGDLAPLAHMTAAMMGEGKARYQGVLMDAAEALAKAGLEPVELGPKEGLACINGTQFSTAYALAGLFEGWRAAQSALVISALSTDAIMGSTAPLQPEIHALRGHAGQIEAAAAMRTLLDGSEIRESHREGDTRVQDPYCIRCQPQVTGAAMDVMRQAASTLIIEANAATDNPLVLTEAGLIVSGGNFHAEPVGFAADMIALALSEIGAIAQRRVALMVDPTLSFDLPPFLTPNPGLNSGLMIAEVTTAALMSENKHLANPTVTDSTPTSANQEDHVSMAAHGARRLMQMVRNLEHILGVELLCAAQGVEFRAPLETSGPLAAVIKRLRRDIASLTDDRYMANDLAQAAALVGTGAVTRAAATELPTLG, from the coding sequence ATGACCACGATCGTTTTGACGCCTATGTCTGTCGGCTTTTCCCAGCTTGAACAGGTATATCGGGACGGCATTTCTCCTCAGCTTGATCCCTATTGTAAGCCCGCTGTGGAGCTGGCTGCCAGCCGCATTGCAGAGGCGGCCGCAGGAGGCGCTGCTGTTTATGGTGTGAACACGGGTTTTGGCAAATTGGCGAGTGTGAAAGTCGCGCCAGAGGATACGGCGCAGCTGCAGCGGAACTTGATCTTGAGCCATTGTTGCGGGGTGGGCGAAGCGATGCCTGAGGCGCATGTGCGCCTGATGATGACGCTTAAGCTTTTGTCTTTTGGACGCGGCGCTTCTGGCGTGCGGTGGGCCCTGGTCGGACTGTTGGAAGGGATGCTGCGCAAGGGTGTGACACCTGAAGTTCCTGCGCAAGGCTCGGTGGGCGCATCTGGTGACCTTGCGCCTTTGGCGCATATGACCGCAGCAATGATGGGCGAGGGCAAGGCGCGCTATCAGGGCGTCTTGATGGACGCGGCTGAGGCCTTGGCCAAGGCGGGGCTCGAGCCTGTGGAGCTTGGTCCCAAAGAGGGCCTCGCCTGTATAAATGGGACGCAATTTTCCACGGCCTATGCGCTTGCGGGCCTCTTTGAGGGCTGGCGCGCGGCGCAGAGCGCTCTTGTGATTTCGGCGCTTTCGACAGACGCGATCATGGGCTCGACCGCGCCGTTGCAGCCCGAAATTCACGCGCTGCGCGGCCATGCGGGGCAGATCGAGGCGGCGGCTGCGATGCGTACGCTTTTGGACGGCTCAGAAATCCGCGAGAGCCACCGTGAGGGCGACACACGCGTGCAGGATCCGTACTGCATCCGCTGTCAGCCGCAGGTGACGGGGGCGGCGATGGATGTGATGCGCCAAGCTGCAAGCACGCTGATTATTGAGGCCAATGCGGCAACGGACAATCCTTTGGTGCTGACGGAGGCGGGTCTCATTGTGTCGGGGGGCAACTTCCATGCTGAGCCTGTGGGGTTTGCCGCAGATATGATTGCACTCGCGCTTTCAGAAATCGGTGCGATTGCGCAGCGGCGCGTGGCTTTGATGGTGGATCCGACCTTGAGCTTTGATTTGCCGCCTTTCCTGACGCCCAATCCCGGACTGAACTCTGGTCTGATGATTGCCGAGGTGACGACGGCGGCTTTGATGAGTGAAAACAAACACCTCGCTAACCCGACTGTCACCGACAGCACGCCAACCTCCGCAAACCAAGAGGACCATGTAAGCATGGCAGCTCATGGTGCGCGGCGCTTGATGCAGATGGTGCGCAATCTTGAGCATATCTTGGGGGTTGAGCTTTTGTGCGCAGCGCAGGGTGTGGAGTTTCGTGCGCCTCTGGAGACGAGCGGTCCTTTGGCGGCTGTGATCAAGCGTTTGCGCCGTGACATCGCGAGCCTCACGGACGACAGGTATATGGCCAACGATTTGGCGCAGGCCGCCGCGCTTGTGGGCACAGGCGCTGTAACGCGCGCGGCGGCAACAGAGCTGCCAACGCTGGGCTAG
- a CDS encoding TRAP transporter small permease translates to MAGSAAVLEDSSLLSKLDRMLLPVERVCALLSGLAIFSLMFLAAYSVIARKFFGSPLLGYVDYIEAAMPVIAIMGVSYVARDGTHIRMDMLVNALKGRVLWFFELISVLLMLLLIVGLTYGAWEHFDRSFDCARPWCSRDSSIDISLPIWPSKLVVPFAFGVLMLRLLLQAWGYGRALVLGLENPVAVPLSLTIEEQAMAEAKLLEGAD, encoded by the coding sequence ATGGCCGGTTCAGCCGCCGTGCTGGAAGATTCCAGCTTACTGAGCAAATTGGACCGCATGTTGCTGCCTGTGGAGCGCGTTTGTGCGCTGCTGAGCGGCCTTGCGATTTTTTCATTGATGTTTCTGGCGGCGTATTCCGTCATCGCGCGCAAGTTTTTTGGAAGCCCCTTGTTGGGCTATGTGGACTATATCGAGGCAGCGATGCCTGTGATTGCAATCATGGGCGTGTCCTATGTGGCGCGGGACGGGACGCATATCCGCATGGACATGCTCGTTAACGCGCTCAAGGGGCGGGTGCTTTGGTTCTTTGAGCTTATCTCTGTTCTTTTGATGCTCTTGCTTATTGTGGGTCTTACTTACGGCGCTTGGGAGCATTTTGACCGCTCGTTTGATTGTGCTCGCCCATGGTGTTCGCGTGACAGCTCGATTGATATCAGTCTCCCGATCTGGCCGAGCAAGCTTGTCGTTCCGTTTGCATTTGGAGTGCTGATGCTGCGCTTGTTGCTTCAGGCTTGGGGCTATGGCCGCGCTCTTGTCTTGGGGTTGGAAAACCCTGTGGCTGTGCCTTTGTCGTTGACGATCGAGGAACAGGCGATGGCCGAGGCCAAACTTTTGGAAGGAGCCGACTGA
- a CDS encoding FAD-binding oxidoreductase, producing the protein MQKVTSLQTSYDVIIIGGGIMGASTACFLSQNKDFQGKVLVVERDPTYEFASTSHTNSCMRQQFSTGLNVRISQFAADYVKNLGAYLSDSRVPKLDIQNFGYMYLADTEEMATTLRTNHAVQHAAGAATQLMSREQIAAAYPFYALDDILLGSINTVDEGFFDGQAVFDWQRRIGREAGVEYVAAEVTALNKNTAGNRIESITLSTGQTVSCGQLVNATGSRAARTAAMAGLSLPVEPRKRFTWVFRAEHPLEQPLPLTIDPSGVHVREVSGGTYMAGAHTEEDPAVAFDDFAMDHSLWENHVWPMIATRIPQFEAIKIVSEWAGHYAYNTLDQNAITGPHPDISNFLFLNGFSGHGLQQSPAMGRGTAEWLTYGSYRSLDLSAFHYERIAANAPILEKAVI; encoded by the coding sequence ATGCAGAAAGTCACTTCATTGCAAACTTCTTACGATGTGATTATCATAGGTGGCGGCATCATGGGGGCCTCCACGGCCTGCTTTTTGAGCCAAAACAAGGACTTTCAAGGCAAAGTTTTGGTGGTTGAGCGTGATCCGACTTATGAGTTCGCCTCAACCTCCCACACAAACTCCTGTATGCGGCAGCAGTTTTCGACAGGGCTGAACGTGCGCATCTCGCAGTTTGCCGCCGACTATGTAAAAAACCTCGGTGCATACCTCAGCGACAGTCGCGTTCCAAAGCTCGACATCCAGAACTTCGGCTACATGTATCTCGCAGACACGGAAGAAATGGCCACGACCCTGCGCACGAACCACGCCGTACAGCACGCCGCAGGCGCCGCCACGCAACTTATGAGCCGTGAACAAATCGCAGCCGCCTATCCCTTTTATGCACTCGACGATATCCTACTCGGCTCGATCAACACAGTTGATGAGGGCTTCTTTGATGGCCAAGCCGTCTTTGATTGGCAGCGGCGCATTGGCCGCGAGGCAGGAGTAGAATACGTCGCAGCAGAGGTTACCGCCCTCAACAAGAACACCGCAGGTAACCGAATAGAAAGCATCACTCTGAGCACCGGTCAGACCGTCTCTTGTGGCCAGCTTGTCAACGCAACAGGCTCGCGCGCCGCGCGCACCGCGGCTATGGCTGGGCTCAGCCTGCCGGTTGAGCCGCGCAAGCGCTTCACATGGGTCTTTCGCGCCGAACACCCGCTGGAGCAGCCCTTGCCGCTCACCATTGACCCCTCAGGGGTGCATGTGCGGGAAGTTAGCGGCGGAACTTATATGGCAGGCGCCCATACAGAAGAAGACCCCGCTGTCGCATTCGATGATTTCGCGATGGATCACAGCCTTTGGGAAAACCATGTTTGGCCAATGATCGCGACACGCATTCCCCAGTTCGAGGCCATAAAGATTGTTTCCGAATGGGCAGGCCATTACGCCTATAACACGCTGGACCAAAACGCCATCACTGGCCCCCACCCCGACATAAGCAACTTTTTGTTTCTCAACGGTTTTTCAGGTCACGGGCTGCAACAATCCCCAGCCATGGGCCGGGGCACAGCCGAATGGTTGACCTATGGAAGCTACCGCAGCCTTGATCTTAGTGCCTTCCATTACGAGCGCATCGCCGCGAACGCGCCGATCCTCGAAAAAGCCGTGATCTAG
- a CDS encoding TRAP transporter large permease has protein sequence MEPIEIGLYTSAGMLVLVLLGMRVAFAAGLAGYIGLIWLRWNGFDYDPERFWKAVEISTKIAGLTPHSKVSAQVLSLIPVFIMIGYLAYHAKLTTALFEACKRWIAWVPGGLAVSTVFATAGFAAVSGASVATAAVFARIAIPEMLKIGYNKQFAAGVVAAGGTLASLIPPSAILVIYAIIVEQDVGMLLLAGFIPGVFSAIVYAVLIIGIAVVFKNVGPPVTGFTWKERFESLPPALPIVAVVVIIIFFVYNPFGDAWGTPTEGGAVGAFIVFLMALYRGMRWPKLKEALLETAKLTVMIFTIIWGVLIYVRFLGFAELPDAFSSWITSLELSPMIILICILLAYAVLGMFMDAIGMLLLTLPVVYPAVMALNGGENVAAVDSAFGMSGPMCAIWFGILVVKMAEFCLITPPIGLNCFVVAGVRDDLTVQDVFKGVTPFFIADALTIAGLVAFPGIVLWLPSLA, from the coding sequence ATGGAGCCGATTGAAATTGGTTTATACACATCCGCAGGGATGCTTGTGTTGGTTCTGCTGGGTATGCGGGTTGCTTTTGCGGCGGGACTTGCGGGCTATATTGGCCTGATCTGGCTGCGCTGGAATGGTTTTGACTATGATCCGGAACGCTTTTGGAAAGCGGTGGAGATCAGCACTAAGATTGCCGGACTGACGCCGCATTCGAAAGTCTCTGCACAGGTGCTATCACTGATCCCTGTTTTCATTATGATCGGTTATCTCGCCTATCATGCCAAGTTGACGACAGCTCTTTTTGAGGCCTGTAAGCGTTGGATCGCTTGGGTCCCAGGTGGGCTTGCTGTTTCAACCGTCTTTGCGACAGCGGGCTTTGCAGCTGTGTCAGGCGCTTCTGTGGCCACGGCGGCTGTGTTTGCGCGGATTGCGATCCCTGAGATGCTTAAAATCGGATATAATAAGCAGTTTGCGGCGGGTGTTGTCGCGGCGGGCGGCACTTTGGCCTCACTTATTCCGCCCTCGGCGATTTTGGTGATCTATGCCATTATTGTTGAGCAAGACGTGGGTATGCTCTTGCTCGCAGGCTTTATTCCAGGTGTTTTCTCGGCGATCGTCTATGCTGTTCTGATTATTGGTATCGCGGTGGTGTTCAAGAATGTGGGCCCGCCTGTGACTGGGTTTACTTGGAAAGAGCGCTTTGAGAGCCTGCCACCAGCCTTGCCCATTGTGGCTGTCGTCGTGATCATTATTTTCTTTGTCTACAACCCGTTCGGCGACGCTTGGGGCACACCGACGGAAGGCGGCGCTGTTGGCGCGTTTATCGTCTTTCTCATGGCGCTCTATCGTGGGATGCGTTGGCCAAAGCTGAAGGAAGCACTGCTCGAAACTGCTAAGCTCACCGTGATGATCTTCACGATCATCTGGGGCGTGTTGATCTATGTGCGTTTCCTTGGCTTTGCTGAATTGCCCGACGCGTTTTCTAGCTGGATCACATCGCTTGAGCTCTCGCCCATGATTATTCTTATTTGTATCCTGCTGGCCTATGCCGTGCTCGGCATGTTCATGGATGCAATTGGGATGCTCTTGCTCACACTACCTGTGGTTTATCCTGCTGTTATGGCGCTGAACGGGGGCGAGAATGTTGCCGCCGTTGATAGTGCCTTTGGGATGTCAGGGCCGATGTGCGCGATCTGGTTTGGCATTCTGGTGGTCAAAATGGCGGAGTTCTGTTTGATCACCCCGCCAATTGGCCTCAACTGCTTTGTTGTTGCTGGGGTGCGTGATGATCTGACGGTGCAGGACGTTTTCAAAGGCGTGACGCCGTTCTTCATTGCAGATGCGCTGACCATTGCCGGGCTTGTTGCTTTCCCGGGCATTGTGCTCTGGTTGCCCTCTCTGGCGTGA